In the Drosophila biarmipes strain raj3 chromosome X, RU_DBia_V1.1, whole genome shotgun sequence genome, one interval contains:
- the LOC108032183 gene encoding trichohyalin, with protein MSYQIKSTPYFRRMFNNSKKNGQLQRLREEYERIQEFNDRTIELKMRQVRLKRLFREIEEMKEAAAAAAAAGGGTSPSSSPNPTARHMQRRHGHAGRLTSVTPEQKMREQRVENLARARELGKEISRRNAEMAEAGTGGFLRSELRLTAKMQAAADARKEADERRERAAKRISYGNDQSRQNLQRLLQVRQRKLGGGHAGNRCHLQPEDQVPVTQQLPRQEIRPSHLYPDYRQLTPSQLQLLTVENKPSMPELRLQRDQEEAELKLRLREQELRMEAQLRQQEEDSSERDDPRPFRRQAFAMSSPDDGDGEEQRIRRLRLQNPELADELERRRRRQQEDEEEEEQLQRRLRHLHEETSPLRLARISLSSTEGTNATNVTAQTAATSPMNVRFPYQELDSMDSNLEVHTAPLASTNHNNEDRLGLASLSATIASHQPTQRVPYQTDYPLDQGTASDRWRQISLMLPWFKAFPDLEAESAMAAQPPPDSRLSLEPSNYEMVPAPGTQPDPTHSYRFSSVATQAEEEPFPSPHCEFLLSTFDIIGAAER; from the exons ATGTCGTACCAGATCAAGTCGACGCCCTATTTCCGGCGGATGTTCAACAACAGCAAGAAGAACGGCCAGCTGCAGAGGCTGCGGGAGGAGTACGAGCGCATCCAGGAGTTCAACGACCGCACCATCGAGCTGAAGATGCGCCAAGTGCGGCTGAAGCGCCTCTTCCGCGAGATCGAGGAGATGAAGgaggcagcggcggctgctgccgccgccggcgGTGGCACCTCACCCTCCAGCTCCCCAAATCCGACTGCACGCCATATGCAGCGCAGGCATGGCCACGCCGGCAGGCTGACCAGTGTCACGCCGGAGCAGAAGATGCGCGAGCAGCGGGTGGAGAACCTGGCCAGGGCCCGCGAACTGGGCAAGGAGATCTCGCGCCGGAATGCCGAGATGGCGGAGGCCGGCACCGGGGGATTCCTGAGGAGCGAGCTGCGGCTGACGGCCAAGATGCAGGCGGCGGCCGATGCGCGCAAGGAGGCCGACGAGCGGCGGGAGCGCGCCGCCAAGCGCATCTCCTATGGCAATGACCAGTCCCGGCAGAATCTCCAGCGGCTGCTGCAGGTTCGCCAGCGCAAGCTGGGCGGCGGACACGCCGGGAACCGGTGCCACCTGCAGCCCGAGGACCAGGTGCCCGTCACCCAACAGCTGCCAAGGCAGGAGATCAG ACCCAGTCACCTGTACCCGGACTACCGCCAGCTGACCCCCAGCCAGCTGCAGCTCCTGACGGTGGAGAACAAGCCGTCGATGCCGGAGCTGCGCCTGCAGCGCGACCAGGAGGAGGCCGAGCTGAAGCTGCGGCTGAGGGAGCAGGAGCTGCGCATGGAGGCCCAGCTCaggcagcaggaggaggactCCTCCGAGCGGGACGACCCAAGGCCCTTCCGGCGCCAGGCCTTCGCGATGTCATCGCCGGACGATGGGGATGGCGAGGAGCAGCGGATCAGGCGATTGCGGCTCCAGAACCCCGAGCTGGCCGACGAGCTGGAGCGCCGGCGGCGACGACAGCAGGAGGacgaggaagaggaggagcagctgcagcggcggctgcgccATCTCCACGAGGAGACCTCGCCCCTGCGGCTGGCCCGCATCTCGCTCAGCTCGACGGAGGGCACGAACGCCACCAATGTCACGGCGCAGACGGCAGCCACATCGCCCATGAATGTCCGGTTCCCCTACCAGGAGCTGGACTCCATGGACTCGAACCTGGAGGTGCACACCGCTCCGCTGGCCAGCACCAACCACAACAACGAGGATCGCCTGGGCCTGGCCTCGCTGTCCGCCACCATAGCCTCGCATCAGCCCACGCAGCGTGTGCCGTACCAAACGGACTACCCGCTGGACCAGGGCACCGCCTCCGACCGCTGGAGGCAGATCTCCCTGATGCTACCCTGGTTCAAGGCCTTTCCCGACCTCGAGGCTGAGTCAGCCATGGCTGCCCAGCCGCCGCCGGACAGCCGGCTGAGCCTGGAGCCCAGCAACTACGAGATGGTGCCGGCACCTGGCACACAGCCCGATCCCACGCACTCCTACCGGTTCAGCAGCGTGGCCAcccaggcggaggaggagcccTTTCCGTCGCCCCACTGCGAGTTCTTGCTGTCCACCTTTGACATCATCGGAGCCGCCGAGCGGTAG
- the LOC108032531 gene encoding something about silencing protein 10 encodes MDSEGDDYELTGSEQEYDAEEREILEDLRKQRKKRQQQDPVQEVLAFSDDDDDDDDDGAEDQEQDDVAELMRDSDIEGAEDDDRDLPNTMDWGSKRSTYYNTDFVDQDYSSYNAQEEEEARAEEEEAKKIQLRLAKRLSEADFQLDDVQADAADSDDDDGAKQKGEVTKVTTDLTGLTARERRQLLQKDSPEFLGLTQDFQKHLAEIKDLITPVLNYARNHSVPMVPALKYASLCHTVLATYCSNVAFYLLLKARRTSVKFHPVVKRLVQLKQLVEQLTPRYEEYIRPQLEALLERIQDGDAFTVLDVAQRKAKLQILNKYSNGGPAEESSNDEDEREKKAVKEDQDEELEDVDEAEAEVEAEQARRGITYQMAKNKGLTPHRKKELRNPRVKHRGKYRKALIRRKGAVRTVRKELQRYGGEMSGIKASVTKSVKFRT; translated from the coding sequence ATGGACAGCGAGGGCGACGACTACGAGCTGACCGGCTCCGAGCAGGAGTACGACGCGGAGGAGCGCGAGATCCTGGAGGATCTGCGCAAGCAGCGCAAGAAGCGCCAGCAGCAGGATCCCGTCCAGGAGGTCCTGGCCTtcagcgacgacgacgacgacgatgatgatgacgggGCGGAGGACCAGGAGCAGGACGACGTGGCCGAGCTGATGCGGGACAGCGACATCGAGGGCGCCGAGGACGATGACCGCGACCTGCCCAACACCATGGACTGGGGCAGCAAGCGCAGCACCTACTACAACACGGACTTCGTGGACCAGGACTACAGCAGCTACAACgcccaggaggaggaggaggcccgcgccgaggaggaggaggccaagAAGATCCAGTTGCGCCTGGCCAAGCGGCTCAGCGAGGCCGACTTCCAACTGGACGATGTCCAGGCAGACGCCGCAGACAgtgacgatgatgatggggCGAAGCAGAAGGGCGAGGTAACCAAGGTGACCACCGATCTGACCGGTCTGACGGCCCGCGAGCGCCGCCAGCTGCTGCAGAAGGACTCGCCCGAGTTCCTGGGCCTCACCCAGGACTTTCAGAAGCACCTCGCCGAGATCAAGGATCTGATAACGCCCGTTCTCAACTATGCGAGGAACCACAGTGTGCCCATGGTGCCGGCCCTCAAGTACGCCAGCCTCTGCCACACCGTGCTCGCCACCTACTGCTCCAACGTGGCCTTCTATCTGCTGCTGAAGGCGCGCCGCACCAGCGTCAAGTTCCATCCGGTGGTCAAGCGGCTGGTGCAGCTGAAGCAGCTGGTGGAGCAGCTGACGCCGCGCTACGAGGAGTACATACGGCCGCAGCTGGAGGCGCTGCTGGAGAGGATACAGGATGGCGATGCCTTCACGGTGCTGGATGTGGCGCAGCGCAAGGCCAAGCTGCAGATCCTGAACAAGTACAGCAATGGCGGGCCGGCGGAGGAGAGCTCCAACGATGAGGATGAGCGGGAGAAGAAGGCGGTTAAGGAGGATCAGGATGAGGAGCTGGAAGATGTGGatgaggcggaggcggaggtcGAGGCGGAGCAGGCGCGCCGCGGCATCACCTACCAGATGGCCAAGAACAAGGGCCTCACGCCGCACCGCAAGAAGGAGCTGCGCAACCCGCGCGTCAAGCACCGCGGCAAGTACCGCAAGGCGCTCATCCGGCGCAAGGGAGCCGTGCGCACGGTGCGCAAGGAGCTGCAGCGCTACGGCGGCGAGATGTCCGGCATCAAGGCCTCCGTCACCAAGAGCGTCAAGTTCCGCACCTAG
- the LOC108032048 gene encoding RNA-binding protein 4F yields the protein MDGDKQLERQLEQELDEMPAQDLDDDDTYDEYDLIVMPDQAKASPKKGAAAPEEDDIQEVLDDDDDDDEEDEREQEPQGAAGKAVSKLPVRWPEPSADEDVTTIELISSEDEASLDEEPAGHRSRTSSRSSDVVGVIEDSDSELSSDSDGADGSNRLEQSYADLLAQPNKHFAKLVAISEIAFKLNDLEKIESSVLSLEQLATVPAHIWLKYLKARLVVTQTTDERKEFENKCAKALSFYYNIPLSEFIVNYLADQGNVENHVLWAKLLADYHVERPDFGDKLRQLLTTIADAKEAAAFEELLQKHCVSWQCSQEQRQLIKAIVDNYKRQLDDMKTQHSDWDWTKILKQHVAEAQEAFAEDDLRNAVIRFLFERTVAKFPIADILWLSYIEFVQGEGGSGDHEEEEEENAELAAKRLSRLGKGFLRCNALELARRGVRSRPSVRLNHRYLDLMERADYVQAAVDDQIRSILQRIVPDMTMTVELHLDYLAYRVRNTNAGDEEQAASLRAAFNSVWEELSSLYGDKADIRYEVLQLWAQVEYTHLASPANGSHIWRQIMGYPGSSHRGSLWLGFAQMESEYNAGQGTREILREAMSQPTLEDGLLVMELYRRYERCYGTCESIAACQALELPGDWARPRLKTRAQQVHPRQQQQQQQHPTQNREPLNREQRRRQAHEQQQQALGKKRALPKAASRTESPDGPPPASKARLAEPPAAGEAKESNFKYSPHLEVNKIFVRNLHPACTKEELHGLFSPFGNIKDVRLVHKQNKQFKGIAYVEFELPGEAQRAVAACDGQLLKGMNISVAISNPPPRGSASDAPKPSVAPKRRVPTSLIPTTLVRQEVAAKKRRLEQVTAASDGPSTSATPAEPEANGKPAIAAEEGKQEQEQEQEPVAAPKSNDDFRKLFLKD from the exons ATGGACGGCGACAAGCAG CTGGAGAGgcagctggagcaggagctggacgagatgccggcccaggacctgGACGACGACGACACCTACGACGAGTACGACCTGATAGTGATGCCCGACCAGGCCAAGGCCTCGCCGAAGAAGGGTGCCGCCGCCCCAGAGGAGGAcgacatccaggaagtcctggacgacgacgacgacgacgatgaggaGGATGAGCGGGAGCAGGAGCCGCAAGGGGCTGCCGGGAAGGCCGTGTCCAAGCTGCCAGTGCGCTGGCCAGAGCCCAGCGCCGACGAGGACGTGACCACCATTGAGCTGATCTCCTCGGAGGATGAGGCGTCGCTGGACGAGGAGCCAGCCGGCCACCGTTCGCGCACCTCCTCCCGCAGCAGCGATGTGGTGGGCGTGATCGAGGACTCGGACAGCGAGCTGTCCAGCGACAGCGACGGAGCCGACGGCAGCAACCGGCTGGAGCAGTCCTACGCGGATCTCCTGGCGCAGCCCAACAAGCACTTCGCCAAGCTGGTGGCCATCAGCGAGATAGCTTT CAAACTCAACGACCTGGAGAAGATCGAGTCGTCGGTGCTCTCCCTGGAGCAGCTGGCCACTGTGCCGGCTCACATCTGGCTCAAGTACCTCAAGGCCCGCCTGGTGGTCACCCAGACGACCGACGAGCGCAAGGAGTTCGAGAACAAGTGCGCCAAGGCCCTCAGCTTCTACTACA ACATACCGCTCTCCGAGTTCATTGTCAACTACCTGGCGGACCAGGGCAATGTGGAGAACCATGTGCTGTGGGCCAAGCTGCTGGCCGACTACCACGTGGAGCGTCCCGACTTTGGCGACAAGCTGCGCCAGCTGCTGACCACCATCGCGGACGCAAAGGAGGCCGCCGCCTTCGAGGAACTGCTGCAGAAGCACTGCGTCAGCTGGCAGTGCAGCCAGGAGCAGCGTCAGCTCATCAAAGCCATTGTCGACAACTATAAGCGCCAACTGGACGACATGAAGACGCAGCACAGCGACTGGGACTGGACCAAGATACTCAAGCAGCACGTGGCCGAGGCGCAGGAGGCGTTCGCCGAGGATGACCTCAGGAATGCGGTGATTCGCTTCCTCTTCGAGCGCACTGTGGCCAAGTTTCCCATAGCCGACATCCTGTGGCTCTCCTACATCGAGTTCGTGCAGGGCGAGGGCGGCTCTGGGGAtcacgaggaggaggaggaggagaacgCCGAGTTGGCGGCCAAGCGACTGAGCCGCCTGGGCAAGGGCTTCTTGCGCTGCAACGCCCTGGAGCTGGCGCGGCGCGGCGTGCGCAGTCGTCCCAGCGTGCGGCTGAACCACCGCTACCTGGACCTGATGGAGCGCGCCGACTACGTGCAGGCGGCCGTGGACGACCAGATCCGCAGCATACTGCAGCGCATAGTGCCCGACATGACGATGACGGTGGAGCTGCACCTGGACTATCTGGCCTACCGGGTGCGCAACACCAATGCCGGCGACGAGGAGCAGGCCGCCAGCCTGCGCGCCGCCTTCAACAGCGTGTGGGAGGAGCTCTCCTCGCTGTACGGCGACAAGGCGGACATCCGCTACGAGGTGCTGCAGCTGTGGGCGCAGGTGGAGTACACGCACCTGGCCAGTCCGGCCAATGGCTCGCACATCTGGCGCCAGATAATGG GCTATCCTGGCAGCTCGCACCGCGGCTCGCTCTGGCTGGGCTTTGCCCAGATGGAGAGCGAGTACAACGCCGGCCAGGGCACTCGCGAAATACTCCGCGAGGCCATGTCACAGCCCACCCTGGAGGATGGCCTGCTGGTCATGGAGCTCTatcgtcgctatgaacgctgcTACGGCACCTGCGAGTCCATTGCCGCCTGCCAGGCCCTGGAACTGCCGGGTGACTGGGCGCGTCCGCGCTTGAAGACCAGGGCCCAGCAGGTGCATCcccgccagcagcaacagcagcagcagcaccccACACAGAATCGCGAGCCCTTGAACCGCGAGCAGCGCCGCCGCCAGGCGCacgagcaacagcagcaggcgcTGGGCAAGAAGCGGGCTCTGCCCAAGGCCGCCTCCCGAACCGAATCGCCCGATGGCCCGCCGCCAGCCTCGAAAGCCAGGCTGGCCGAGCCGCCGGCAGCTGGCGAGGCCAAGGAATCTAACTTTAAGTATTCGC CCCATCTGGAGGTCAACAAGATCTTTGTGCGGAACCTGCATCCCGCCTGCACCAAAGAGGAGCTGCACGGGCTGTTCTCGCCCTTCGGCAACATCAAGGATGTGCGCCTGGTGCACAAGCA GAACAAGCAGTTCAAGGGCATTGCCTACGTGGAGTTCGAGCTGCCAGGAGAGGCCCAGAGAGCGGTGGCAGCATGCGATGGCCAGCTGCTGAAGGGCATGAAT ATTTCCGTGGCCATTTCGAATCCACCGCCCAGGGGCTCCGCCTCGGACGCGCCCAAGCCCAGTGTGGCGCCCAAGCGACGCGTGCCCACCTCGCTGATACCCACCACCCTGGTGCGCCAGGAGGTGGCCGCCAAGAAGCGCCGCCTGGAGCAGGTCACCGCGGCGAGCGACGGGCCCAGCACATCAGCGACTCCAGCTGAACCGGAGGCCAATGGCAAGCCCGCCATTGCCGCGGAGGAAGggaagcaggagcaggagcaggaacaGGAGCCAGTCGCTGCGCCCAAGTCCAACGACGACTTCCGCAAGCTGTTTCTTAAGGATTAG
- the LOC108032173 gene encoding thioredoxin-1, protein MSSVRTMNDYHKRIEAADDKLIVLDFYATWCGPCKDMESTVKSLARKYSTKAVVLKIDVDKFEELTERYKVRSMPTFVFLKNNRRVAAFSGADEYKLTNMMAKLVKA, encoded by the coding sequence ATGTCTTCCGTGCGCACCATGAACGACTACCACAAGAGGATCGAGGCGGCGGACGACAAGCTGATCGTGCTCGACTTCTACGCCACGTGGTGCGGCCCCTGCAAGGACATGGAGAGCACGGTGAAGTCGCTGGCCAGGAAGTACTCCACCAAGGCGGTGGTCCTCAAGATCGACGTGGACAAGTTCGAGGAGCTGACCGAGCGCTACAAGGTGCGCAGCATGCCCACCTTCGTGTTCCTCAAGAACAACCGCCGCGTGGCCGCCTTCTCCGGCGCCGACGAGTACAAGCTGACCAACATGATGGCCAAGCTGGTGAAGGCCTAG
- the LOC108032637 gene encoding thioredoxin-T has product MVYLVRNKEDLDQQLVLAEDKLVVIDFYANWCGPCKIIAPKLEELAQQYSDRAVVLKVDVDDNEEITVEYNVTSMPTFVFIKGGEVLELFVGCNSDKLAKSMEKFAEPVADAEATGQRRSSSHLAGAAMESEDACSAGPSASSSGSVNEDVIRELSEHDQEAVLEH; this is encoded by the coding sequence ATGGTGTACCTGGTGCGCAACAAGGAAGATCTCGACCAGCAGCTGGTCCTCGCCGAGGACAAGCTGGTGGTGATCGATTTCTATGCCAACTGGTGCGGGCCATGCAAAATTATTGCCCCGAAACTGGAGGAGCTGGCCCAGCAGTACTCGGATCGCGCGGTGGTGCTCAAGGTGGATGTGGACGACAACGAGGAAATCACGGTGGAGTATAACGTGACCAGCATGCCGACCTTTGTGTTCATCAAGGGCGGCGAGGTGCTGGAGCTATTCGTGGGCTGCAACTCGGACAAGCTGGCCAAGTCCATGGAGAAGTTTGCCGAGCCCGTGGCGGATGCGGAAGCCACAGGGCAGCGCCGTTCGTCCAGCCACCTGGCGGGCGCTGCCATGGAGTCCGAGGACGCCTGCAGTGCCGGGCCAAGTGCCTCCTCCAGTGGCAGTGTCAACGAAGATGTCATCCGCGAGCTGTCCGAGCACGATCAGGAGGCCGTGCTGGAACACTAA
- the LOC108032057 gene encoding uncharacterized protein LOC108032057 produces the protein MNGRPMMEVLKLQIKTLLIENQQISSARTHRRLAAKYSRANMDQEKHIDSLPPEPNEWDSWTPCDLEKPSGEPPGETQGVAPQDPLDPGPRDQGRSPMALTEASPAKNPFHMEMDPEKPQDEPVDLSHQKAQDPQLCHEEKHNVALGDTSPAYLLFQMKAKDLSHRDPQNPRPCDLHKPHMALTEASPAYLQTQMDAVNSRNEFVDILPKDPQNHQLYDKEKPNMGLGKTSPAYSQSQVDAVKPKDEPVDRAHQKAEDSKPSNQQEGLTKTFPAIPLYKIPPEKPTDQPIDLSPPKPQANKHFQMVPVRTEDPSNQVTPPLGLAKASSSNTQFQLVPENLQDEPLDLSPKNRQAPDKPQDEPLDLSHSKRNNKEPFKMPYLATRNFKSLGPPPEPHVFSMSTSKLAFLASRKACAEEKPISQRVSNDLGDQKTASLHANHLNSQDGNVLPITTTNLHYKASWQAFADEKPFSQPNTDDDLLSDPGFSSSHSRQEGEEMKMGFPCLRQLDGPPRKEQEPKESQSSWTTDHIPDSKKDYMQQWLLAVTEASFSQAQKPKESEAEVLPLMAIPDSDDEELPNGTNPFARDIENAQEAPQLEVLSPQQAEERMDDYLQRLRFRVAIPESCLTDDIFRVDRPRDAVVLGKDLPPLRLLDNCKEKDYIVISVCKVYSPFQFWFHFVNQTHDTELLAAMTRDMNAFYNHQQDAKYSIPVSRYYLKAGYICAANHRTGWRRARILITPPKDADRVSIYYVDYASAAEVSPNDLKFLPEWFAETPALAFRGTLSHIHPLDIHWPPDSTQQFRRLVFRRHVHAHVVELDVEEGILFMQLSQNKEFDPSINRKLVDAKLAGESQNYSQRLIDFNCGRRLRYLRERLPSFPILEARLIPLKDEEFEIEFDDIIYSPSFYEDYKLPELANPFRSGLLEALAAWMPAYRRDQEHWCEIYKKADQKLRAKALERQKTALERYDKMMAEREAEERREMQEKLRNPKKKREFMLSLQLRDEEDIKVGKQGEQDEEKNPGDHVEENNRELQTEEKEPEGQNDDETPRERGEVESKEEAGQKHTGLKVVVESKEQIDQKVLKDDKKDTQSNEGVDPEDSERNKENEEGVDSRDEVGQRDAEEQMEEIQPIHLEEKKNNQEEVDQRDPEEKEDEVDQAEPIKPDQMDELSKDMEQLQIKDAFRSSLSSID, from the exons atGAACGGGCGACCCATGATGGAAGTCCTTAAATTGCAAATCAAAACATTATTAATCGAAAATCAGCAAATTTCAAGTGCCAGAACGCATCGAAGGCTGGCTGCCAAGTACTCGCGAGCAAATATGGACCAGGAGAAGCACATCGATTCG CTGCCTCCCGAACCCAATGAGTGGGATTCTTGGACGCCTTGTGACCTGGAAAAGCCCTCCGGGGAGCCTCCAGGCGAAACTCAGGGTGTGGCACCTCAGGATCCCCTAGATCCTGGGCCACGTGACCAGGGGAGGTCCCCTATGGCCCTTACTGAAGCCTCGCCAGCTAAGAACCCTTTCCACATGGAGATGGACCCTGAAAAGCCTCAGGATGAACCTGTAGATCTCTCACACCAGAAGGCTCAAGATCCTCAGCTTTGTCATGAAGAGAAGCACAATGTGGCCTTAGGGGATACATCGCCAGCCTATCTCCTGTTTCAGATGAAGGCTAAAGATCTCTCACATCGGGATCCTCAAAATCCTAGGCCATGTGACCTGCACAAGCCCCACATGGCCTTAACTGAAGCATCTCCAGCTTATCTACAGACTCAGATGGACGCTGTGAATTCTAGAAATGAATTTGTAGATATTTTACCAAAGGATCCTCAAAATCATCAGCTTTATGATAAGGAAAAGCCCAATATGGGCTTAGGGAAAACATCCCCAGCTTATTCCCAGTCTCAGGTGGATGCTGTAAAGCCCAAAGATGAACCAGTAGATCGTGCACATCAGAAGGCTGAAGATTCTAAGCCATCTAACCAGCAGGAGGGTTTAACTAAAACATTCCCAGCTATTCCCCTTTACAAGATACCTCCTGAAAAGCCCACAGATCAACCCATAGATCTTTCTCCTCCGAAACCTCAGGctaataaacattttcagaTGGTCCCTGTAAGAACTGAAGATCCTTCAAATCAGGTCACTCCACCATTGGGCTTAGCCAaggcctcgtcatctaatacCCAATTTCAGTTGGTTCCTGAAAATCTGCAAGATGAACCTCTAGACCTTTCACCTAAAAATCGTCAAGCCCCTGATAAGCCTCAAGATGAACCTCTTGATCTTTCACATTCAAAACGTAATAACAAGGAACCGTTTAAAATGCCTTATTTAGCTACAAGAAACTTTAAATCG CTGGGCCCGCCTCCTGAGCCTCACGTTTTCTCTATGTCCACCTCAAAACTGGCGTTTCTAGCTTCACGGAAGGCATGTGCTGAGGAGAAACCCATAAGTCAG AGAGTTTCTAATGATCTAGGCGATCAAAAAACAGCGAGCTTACATGCCAACCACTTGAACTCCCAGGATGGTAATGTTCTCCCTATAACCACTACAAACCTGCATTATAAAGCTTCTTGGCAGGCATTTGCTGATGAGAAACCCTTTAGCCAG CCTAACACTGATGATGATCTTCTCAGCGATCCGGGTTTTTCGTCCTCACATTCCAGGCAAGAGGGTGAAGAGATGAAAATGGGTTTTCCCTGCTTGCGCCAGCTTGATGGGCCTCCGAGGAAGGAGCAGGAGCCAAAGGAAAGCCAAAGTAGCTGGACTACTGACCACATACCCGACAGCAAGAAGGACTACATGCAGCAGTGGCTCTTGGCAGTGACTGAAGCTAGCTTTTCGCAGGCCCAGAAGCCCAAGGAGTCCGAGGCAGAGGTCTTGCCCCTCATGGCAATTCCCGACagcgacgacgaggagttgcCTAATGGCACAAATCCCTTTGCCAGAGACATCGAAAATGCCCAGGAGGCGCCACAACTCGAGGTTCTAAGTCCCCAGCAGGCGGAGGAGCGAATGGATGACTATCTACAGCGACTGCGGTTCCGTGTGGCCATTCCAGAGAGCTGCTTG ACGGATGACATTTTTAGGGTGGACAGACCCAGGGATGCCGTCGTCCTGGGCAAGGATCTGCCTCCCTTGCGTCTGCTGGACAACTGCAAGGAAAAGGACTACATTGTGATCTCAGTGTGTAAG GTCTATAGCCCCTTTCAGTTCTGGTTCCATTTCGTGAACCAGACGCACGACACCGAGTTGCTGGCCGCCATGACGCGCGACATGAA CGCGTTCTATAACCATCAGCAGGACGCGAAGTACAGTATCCCCGTCTCGAGGTACTACCTGAAAGCCGGCTATATTTGCGCTGCCAATCATCGGACGGGCTGGCGGCGGGCCAGAATATTGATAACCCCGCCGAAAGATGCCGATCGGGTGTCCATTTACTATGTGGACTATGCCTCGGCGGCTGAGGTGTCGCCGAATGACTTGAAATTCCTGCCCGAGTGGTTTGCGGAAACGCCGGCACTGGCCTTTCGGGGCACTCTCTCGCACATCCATCCCTTGGACATTCACTGGCCGCCGGATAGTACGCAGCAGTTCCGGCGCCTGGTATTCCGGAGGCATGTGCACGCCCATGTCGTCGAGTTGGATGTGGAGGAGGGCATACTCTTCATGCAGCTGTCGCAGAACAAGGAGTTTGACCCCTCGATCAATAGGAAGCTGGTGGACGCCAAGCTGGCGGGGGAGAGCCAAAACTACAGTCAGCGGCTGATCGATTTCAATTGCGGAAGGCGACTTCGATACCTAAGAGAGCGGCTGCCCAG CTTTCCCATTCTGGAGGCGCGGCTGATTCCCCTCAAGGACGAGGAGTTCGAGATAGAGTTCGATGACATCATCTATTCGCCCTCCTTTTACGAGGACTACAAGCTGCCCGAGCTGGCGAACCCCTTTCGTTCTGGCCTCCTGGAAGCGCTGGCCGCTTGGATGCCCGCCTATCGAAGGGATCAGGAGCACTGGTGCGAGATTTACAAGAAGGCCGATCAGAAACTGAGGGCAAAGGCCTTGGAAAGACAGAAGACGGCTCTTGAGAGGTATGACAAGATGATGGCTGAGCGCGAGGCAGAAGAAAGGCGAGAAATGCAGGAGAAACTAAGGAATCCGAAGAAGAAAAGGGAGTTCATGCTGTCGCTTCAACTAAGGGACGAAGAGGATATAAAGGTAGGGAAGCAGGGAGAGCAGGATGAGGAGAAAAATCCAGGAGACCATGTTGAGGAAAATAACAGGGAACTGCAAACGGAGGAGAAGGAACCAGAAGGCCAAAACGATGACGAAACCCCAAGGGAAAGAGGCGAAGTGGAGTCAAAGGAGGAGGCAGGCCAAAAGCATACTGGACTGAAAGTGGTAGTGGAGTCCAAGGAGCAAATAGACCAAAAGGTTCTTAAAGATGATAAGAAGGATACACAGTCAAATGAGGGAGTAGACCCCGAGGATTCAGAAAGGAATAAGGAAAATGAAGAGGGGGTTGACTCCAGGGATGAAGTGGGGCAAAGAGATGCTGAAGAACAAATGGAGGAAATTCAGCCAATACATCTAGAAGAGAAAAAGAACAACCAGGAGGAAGTAGACCAAAGAGATCCCGAAGAGAAAGAGGATGAAGTAGACCAGGCGGAGCCAATTAAGCCCGATCAAATGGATGAATTATCCAAGGACATGGAACAGTTGCAGATCAAAGATGCCTTTCGAAGTTCATTGTCCTCCATTGACTAA